A stretch of the Pseudomonas sp. ACM7 genome encodes the following:
- a CDS encoding OprD family porin, with protein sequence MLNKRISLIALGMLSATQVMANDQAESKGFVEDSSLKVLLRNAYINRDKKDGNDDQREWGQAAIGTYTSGFTQGTVGVGVDAFGLYGLRLDRGSHSGGQGIDFFKEGDSGNPAGDLAKAGGAVKFRVSSTVLTYGDQMPVLPVLNYDNSRLLPESYTGTLITSKEIKGLELNAGRFTAESRKSAEGRDSGGLKSINVLGGSYQFTEQFKAALYASDVEDVLKKQYVNANYMFPIDKDQSLTLDFNGYRTKLDDSYVRDSGATGDDNKIWSLAATFATGAHSFTLAHQRSTGDSNLGYPYGGYQKDQGRVGDGGNTIYLANSYWSDFNAEDERSWQLGYGLDFSTFGIPGLSYNFAYVRGDNITTSTSEGGTEREIFNQFKYVVQSGPAKDLSVKLRSSILRVSQKSSEYNSSGNEVRVFVDYPINIF encoded by the coding sequence ATGTTGAACAAGCGAATCAGCCTGATCGCTCTGGGGATGTTGAGTGCTACACAGGTCATGGCTAACGACCAGGCCGAATCCAAGGGTTTTGTTGAAGACAGCAGCCTCAAAGTGCTGCTGCGCAATGCCTACATCAATCGCGACAAAAAAGACGGCAACGACGACCAGCGTGAATGGGGTCAGGCTGCCATCGGCACCTACACCTCGGGCTTCACCCAAGGAACTGTCGGCGTAGGCGTTGATGCCTTCGGTCTGTACGGCTTGCGTCTGGACCGTGGTAGCCACAGCGGCGGCCAAGGCATCGACTTCTTCAAGGAAGGCGACAGCGGTAACCCGGCCGGCGACCTGGCCAAAGCCGGTGGCGCAGTAAAATTCCGCGTATCCAGCACCGTTCTGACTTACGGCGACCAGATGCCGGTCCTGCCGGTGCTGAACTACGACAACTCCCGCCTGCTGCCAGAAAGCTATACCGGCACGCTGATCACCTCCAAGGAGATCAAAGGCCTGGAGCTGAACGCCGGTCGCTTCACCGCCGAATCGCGCAAAAGTGCTGAAGGCCGTGACAGCGGTGGCCTGAAGTCGATCAACGTGTTGGGCGGTAGCTACCAGTTCACCGAACAGTTCAAGGCTGCGCTGTACGCCTCCGACGTCGAAGACGTGTTGAAGAAGCAATACGTAAACGCCAACTACATGTTCCCGATCGACAAGGATCAGTCCCTGACCCTGGACTTCAACGGCTACCGCACCAAGCTGGACGATTCCTACGTCCGCGACAGCGGTGCCACTGGCGACGACAACAAGATCTGGAGCCTGGCCGCCACATTCGCCACCGGCGCGCACTCGTTCACGCTAGCCCACCAGCGCAGCACCGGCGACAGCAACCTGGGCTACCCCTACGGCGGCTACCAGAAGGATCAAGGTCGCGTCGGCGACGGTGGCAACACCATCTACCTGGCGAACTCCTACTGGTCCGACTTCAACGCCGAAGACGAACGCAGCTGGCAGCTGGGCTACGGCCTCGACTTCAGCACCTTCGGAATTCCAGGCCTGAGCTACAACTTCGCCTACGTGCGCGGCGACAACATCACCACCTCCACCAGCGAAGGCGGTACCGAGCGCGAAATCTTCAACCAGTTCAAATACGTCGTGCAAAGCGGCCCGGCCAAAGACCTGAGCGTGAAACTGCGCAGCTCCATCCTGCGTGTCTCGCAGAAATCGAGTGAGTACAACTCCAGCGGTAATGAAGTGCGTGTGTTCGTGGATTACCCGATCAACATATTCTGA
- a CDS encoding DsbA family protein — MILHYIYDPLCGWCYGAKPLVQAAQAVLPVIAHGGGMMTGANRQTVSPQLRNYVMPHDRRIAEYTGQPFGEAYFEGLLRDETAVFDSAPPIAAVLAAEQIAGRGLALLGRLQSAHYEEGRRIADEAVLLELAKDIGLEPQAFQVAFKEAETDRHIKDSRAFLAEVGGQGFPTFALEHNGQFNLIDISPWLGKPQAFAAWLSQSLPGQASSSELQTCDLNGCAH, encoded by the coding sequence ATGATCCTTCACTACATTTACGACCCGTTATGCGGCTGGTGCTACGGCGCAAAACCGCTGGTGCAAGCTGCTCAGGCTGTGTTGCCAGTGATCGCCCACGGCGGCGGGATGATGACCGGTGCCAACCGCCAGACAGTCTCGCCACAACTGCGCAACTACGTGATGCCCCACGACCGGCGCATTGCCGAGTACACCGGCCAGCCGTTCGGCGAGGCGTATTTCGAGGGTTTGCTGCGCGATGAGACAGCGGTGTTCGATTCCGCACCGCCGATTGCCGCGGTGCTGGCAGCCGAGCAGATCGCCGGCCGCGGACTGGCGTTGCTGGGGCGTTTGCAGAGTGCTCACTACGAGGAAGGTCGACGCATTGCCGATGAAGCTGTGTTGTTAGAACTTGCGAAAGACATCGGTCTGGAACCTCAAGCGTTCCAGGTTGCTTTCAAAGAAGCTGAAACCGATCGCCACATCAAGGACAGTCGAGCATTCCTGGCCGAGGTGGGCGGTCAGGGTTTCCCGACCTTCGCCCTGGAACACAACGGCCAATTCAACCTGATCGATATCAGCCCGTGGCTCGGCAAGCCGCAAGCCTTCGCGGCATGGCTGAGTCAGTCGCTTCCCGGACAAGCATCATCATCGGAGCTCCAAACCTGTGACCTGAACGGCTGCGCCCATTGA
- the aguA gene encoding agmatine deiminase yields MTTLHSTPRADGFYMPAEWAPQTQTWMIWPERPDNWRLGGKPAQAAHVAVAKAIARFEPVTVAVSAGQYENARARLDVPNIRVVEMSSDDAWVRDTGPTFVINNSGEVRGVNWDFNSWGGFDGGLYAPWNRDSQVGGKILEIERSQRYRTEGFVLEGGSIHVDGEGTLITTEECLLNRNRNPHLNRAAIEAVLSANLAVDKIIWLPDGLFNDETDGHVDNFCCYVRPGEVLLAWTDDPQDPNYPRCQAAMKVLESSTDAKGRPFTVHKMPIPGPLYATEEECAGVDPVDGTQERNPTVRLAGSYVNFLIVNGGIIAPSFDDPLDGPAKEILQALFPQHEVVMVPGRELLLGGGNIHCLTQQQPAPHKE; encoded by the coding sequence ATGACCACTTTGCACAGCACGCCTCGCGCCGACGGCTTTTACATGCCCGCCGAATGGGCGCCACAAACCCAGACCTGGATGATCTGGCCCGAGCGCCCGGACAACTGGCGCCTGGGTGGCAAACCGGCGCAAGCCGCACACGTCGCAGTAGCCAAAGCCATTGCCCGTTTCGAACCGGTGACCGTGGCGGTGTCCGCCGGCCAATACGAAAACGCCCGTGCCCGTCTGGACGTGCCGAATATTCGTGTAGTGGAAATGTCCAGCGACGACGCCTGGGTTCGCGACACTGGCCCGACATTTGTCATCAATAACAGTGGCGAAGTCCGTGGTGTGAATTGGGACTTCAACTCGTGGGGCGGTTTCGACGGGGGGCTGTACGCGCCGTGGAATCGCGATTCCCAGGTGGGCGGCAAGATCCTCGAGATCGAGCGCAGCCAGCGCTATCGTACCGAGGGCTTTGTGCTCGAAGGCGGTTCGATCCACGTCGATGGCGAAGGCACGCTGATCACCACCGAAGAATGCCTGCTCAACCGCAATCGCAATCCGCACCTGAACCGTGCAGCGATCGAAGCGGTGCTCAGTGCGAATCTGGCTGTGGATAAAATCATCTGGCTGCCGGACGGTTTGTTCAACGACGAAACCGACGGCCATGTGGATAACTTCTGCTGCTACGTGCGTCCGGGCGAAGTGTTGCTGGCCTGGACCGATGATCCGCAGGACCCGAACTACCCGCGCTGCCAGGCGGCGATGAAAGTGCTGGAAAGCAGCACCGACGCCAAGGGTCGCCCATTCACGGTGCACAAGATGCCGATTCCGGGGCCGCTGTATGCGACCGAAGAAGAGTGCGCTGGTGTGGATCCGGTGGACGGGACTCAGGAACGTAATCCGACTGTGCGTCTGGCCGGTTCCTACGTGAACTTTCTGATCGTTAACGGCGGCATCATCGCGCCGAGCTTTGACGACCCGTTGGATGGCCCGGCAAAAGAGATTTTGCAGGCACTGTTCCCGCAGCACGAAGTGGTGATGGTGCCCGGCCGCGAACTGTTACTGGGAGGCGGTAACATCCACTGCCTTACCCAACAACAGCCAGCACCGCACAAAGAGTGA
- the aguB gene encoding N-carbamoylputrescine amidase, which yields MSRIVTVAATQMACSWDLEANIETAERLVREAAAKGAQIILIQELFEAPYFCQKPNPDYLQLATTVEDNVAIKHFQKVAKELQVVLPISFYELAGRARFNSIAIIDADGSNLGIYRKSHIPDGPGYHEKYYFNPGDTGFKVWNTRYAKIGVGICWDQWFPECARSMALLGAEILFYPTAIGSEPHDKTISSRDHWQRVQQGHAGANLMPLIASNRIGNEEQDGYDITFYGSSFIANQFGEKVQELNETEEGVLVQSFDLDELEHIRSAWGSFRDRRPNLYGTLKTLDGSLES from the coding sequence ATGAGCCGTATCGTTACCGTCGCCGCCACCCAGATGGCCTGTTCCTGGGACCTTGAAGCCAACATCGAGACCGCTGAGCGGCTGGTCCGTGAGGCCGCGGCGAAAGGCGCGCAGATCATCCTGATCCAGGAACTGTTCGAGGCTCCGTACTTCTGCCAAAAGCCGAACCCGGATTACCTGCAGCTGGCCACGACCGTTGAAGACAACGTCGCCATCAAGCACTTCCAGAAAGTCGCCAAAGAACTGCAAGTCGTTTTGCCGATCAGCTTCTACGAACTGGCGGGCCGTGCGCGTTTCAACAGCATCGCGATAATCGATGCCGACGGCAGCAACCTCGGGATTTATCGTAAAAGCCATATCCCGGACGGCCCTGGCTACCACGAAAAGTACTACTTCAATCCGGGCGATACCGGTTTCAAAGTCTGGAACACCCGTTACGCGAAAATCGGCGTGGGCATCTGCTGGGACCAGTGGTTCCCGGAATGCGCCCGCAGCATGGCGTTGCTGGGCGCGGAAATCCTGTTTTACCCGACCGCAATCGGCAGCGAGCCACACGACAAGACCATTTCGTCCCGTGATCACTGGCAGCGCGTGCAACAAGGCCATGCCGGCGCCAACCTGATGCCGCTGATCGCCAGCAACCGCATCGGCAACGAAGAGCAGGACGGCTACGACATTACGTTCTACGGCTCGTCGTTCATCGCCAACCAGTTCGGCGAGAAGGTTCAAGAACTCAACGAAACCGAAGAAGGTGTACTGGTTCAGAGCTTCGACCTGGACGAACTGGAACACATCCGCAGCGCCTGGGGCTCGTTCCGTGATCGTCGCCCGAACCTGTATGGCACACTGAAAACCCTCGACGGTTCCCTGGAGTCCTGA
- a CDS encoding aminotransferase, protein MPLATLIHRASLPTPQVSAEQALELLKGHYGLSGRLQALGSQQDLNYRVDSDQGRFVLKICRGDYSAQELHAQHAGLKHLGEHPDVHVPRVIPAKNGADLLSLEVGGQPVHVRLLDYIEGQSLTHLDHLPGSVVAGFGRLCGEMDLALAGFDHPGLERTLQWDARHANALIAHLLPVINDDQQRRLIAEAAERAERHLQPLVDKLPVQAIHMDITDDNVVWQRDSQRQWQLQGVIDFGDLVRTWRITDLSVTCAALLHHANGDPFYILPAVQAYHAVNPLTHEELLALWPLIVARAAVLVLSGEQQVSIDPGNAYSRDNLTHEWEIFRVATSVPLALMEAAILTSVGQNLPSIGSEGFAPLLPSLVGREFALIDLGVLSPHFEAGNWEQEGIDQRLLTEAAAAHGLAASRYGQYRLSRTRPDSATEPDTCPLHVELRVPHGTAVESPFAGVVHQPVAGVLQLDGPQLSVRLWGVTPSLHTGAALVKGQVLGSVNGPLVVQLCRGASFNAPLFCTPSRAAAWQALCPSPAVLLGLACDAEVELDSQTLLARRDASFARTQKHYYVDPPRIERGWRNHLIDMQGRSYLDMLNNVAVLGHGHPRMAAVASRQWSLLNTNSRFNYAAVAEFSERLLKLSPDSMDRVFLVNSGSEANDLAIRLAWAYSGGRDMLSVLEAYHGWTVGADAVSTSIADNPKALSSRPDWVHPVTAPNTYRGEFRGPDSAPDYVRSVEHNLAKIAEQKRQLAGFICEPVYGNAGGISLPPGYLKQVYALVRAQGGVCIADEVQVGYGRMGHFFWGFEEQGVVPDIITMAKGMGNGQPLGAVITRREIAEALEAEGYFFSSAGGSPVSCQIGMAVLDVMEEEKLWENAQVVGGYFKERLEALIDIHPLVGAVHGSGFYLGVELIRNRETLEPATEETTALCDRLRELGIFMQPTGDYLNILKIKPPMVTSRQSVDFFVDMLSQVLDEGL, encoded by the coding sequence ATGCCACTCGCCACGTTGATTCATCGCGCCAGTTTGCCCACCCCGCAAGTGTCTGCGGAGCAAGCGCTTGAGCTGTTGAAGGGACATTACGGCCTGAGTGGAAGGTTGCAGGCCCTCGGCAGCCAGCAGGATCTTAACTATCGGGTCGACAGTGACCAAGGGCGTTTTGTCCTGAAAATCTGCCGTGGCGACTACTCGGCGCAGGAGCTGCACGCCCAGCACGCCGGGCTCAAGCATTTGGGTGAACACCCCGATGTGCATGTGCCACGAGTGATTCCCGCCAAAAACGGTGCAGACCTACTTTCCCTGGAAGTCGGGGGCCAACCGGTGCATGTGCGCCTGCTCGATTACATCGAAGGCCAGTCGCTCACACACCTGGATCATCTGCCCGGTTCAGTGGTGGCCGGTTTCGGTCGGCTCTGCGGTGAAATGGACCTGGCGCTGGCCGGTTTCGACCATCCGGGCCTCGAGCGCACCCTTCAATGGGACGCCCGTCACGCCAACGCGCTGATCGCGCATTTGCTGCCGGTCATCAACGACGACCAGCAACGCCGGCTGATCGCCGAAGCGGCTGAACGGGCCGAGCGTCATTTGCAGCCGCTTGTGGATAAGCTGCCGGTGCAGGCCATTCACATGGATATCACCGACGACAACGTGGTGTGGCAGCGAGATTCGCAACGCCAGTGGCAATTGCAGGGCGTGATCGATTTCGGCGACCTGGTGCGTACCTGGCGCATCACTGATCTGTCGGTGACCTGCGCGGCGCTGCTGCACCACGCCAATGGCGATCCGTTCTACATTTTGCCGGCGGTTCAGGCCTATCACGCTGTCAATCCGCTCACGCATGAAGAGTTACTGGCGCTCTGGCCGCTGATCGTCGCCCGTGCGGCGGTGTTGGTGCTCAGCGGTGAACAGCAGGTCAGCATCGATCCTGGCAACGCGTACAGCCGCGACAATCTCACCCACGAGTGGGAGATTTTCCGCGTCGCTACATCAGTGCCGTTGGCGTTGATGGAAGCGGCGATCCTGACCTCGGTCGGCCAGAACCTGCCGAGCATCGGTAGCGAAGGTTTCGCGCCGCTGCTGCCGAGCTTGGTGGGGCGTGAGTTTGCGTTGATCGATTTGGGCGTGCTCAGTCCGCATTTTGAGGCCGGCAACTGGGAGCAGGAGGGGATCGATCAACGTCTGTTGACCGAAGCCGCCGCGGCTCACGGTTTGGCAGCCAGTCGTTATGGGCAATATCGCTTGTCCCGTACCCGGCCGGACAGCGCCACGGAGCCGGACACGTGCCCATTGCACGTCGAATTGCGAGTGCCCCACGGCACGGCGGTCGAGTCACCGTTTGCCGGGGTGGTGCATCAGCCGGTGGCAGGCGTGCTGCAATTGGATGGCCCGCAACTGAGCGTGCGGTTGTGGGGCGTGACGCCGTCGCTGCACACGGGCGCAGCGCTGGTCAAAGGTCAGGTGTTGGGTTCGGTCAACGGGCCATTGGTGGTGCAGTTGTGCCGAGGCGCCTCGTTCAATGCGCCCTTGTTTTGTACGCCGTCTCGTGCCGCGGCCTGGCAAGCGTTGTGCCCGTCACCGGCGGTGCTGCTGGGGCTGGCCTGTGACGCCGAAGTGGAACTCGATTCGCAGACGTTGCTGGCACGCCGTGACGCCAGCTTCGCCCGTACCCAGAAGCACTATTACGTCGACCCGCCGCGCATCGAACGCGGCTGGCGCAATCACCTGATCGACATGCAGGGTCGCTCCTACCTCGACATGCTCAACAACGTTGCGGTGCTTGGCCACGGTCATCCGCGCATGGCCGCGGTCGCCAGTCGTCAGTGGTCGCTACTCAACACCAACTCGCGTTTTAACTACGCAGCGGTTGCCGAGTTTTCCGAGCGCCTGCTGAAGTTGTCGCCGGATTCCATGGATCGGGTGTTCCTGGTCAACAGCGGCAGCGAGGCCAATGACCTGGCAATCCGCCTGGCCTGGGCCTACAGCGGCGGTCGCGACATGCTCAGCGTGCTGGAGGCCTATCACGGCTGGACAGTGGGCGCGGACGCGGTCTCGACCTCGATTGCCGACAACCCGAAGGCTTTGAGCAGCCGTCCGGACTGGGTGCATCCGGTTACCGCGCCGAACACCTATCGCGGCGAGTTCCGTGGACCGGATAGTGCGCCGGACTACGTGCGCAGCGTCGAACACAACCTGGCGAAAATTGCCGAGCAGAAGCGTCAGCTGGCCGGTTTCATCTGCGAACCGGTGTACGGCAATGCTGGCGGTATCTCGTTGCCGCCGGGGTATTTGAAGCAGGTTTATGCGCTGGTTCGCGCTCAGGGCGGTGTGTGTATTGCCGACGAAGTGCAGGTCGGTTACGGCCGCATGGGCCATTTTTTCTGGGGTTTCGAAGAGCAAGGCGTAGTGCCGGACATCATCACCATGGCCAAAGGCATGGGCAACGGTCAGCCACTGGGGGCGGTGATCACCCGTCGAGAAATCGCCGAAGCGCTGGAGGCCGAGGGTTACTTCTTCTCGTCGGCCGGCGGCAGCCCGGTCAGTTGCCAGATCGGCATGGCAGTGCTGGATGTGATGGAGGAAGAAAAGCTCTGGGAAAACGCTCAGGTCGTGGGCGGGTATTTCAAGGAGCGGCTTGAAGCGCTGATCGATATTCATCCGTTGGTGGGCGCGGTGCATGGTTCCGGCTTCTATCTGGGCGTCGAGTTGATCCGCAATCGCGAAACCCTGGAACCGGCAACCGAAGAAACCACGGCGCTGTGTGATCGGTTGCGCGAACTGGGGATCTTCATGCAGCCGACCGGCGATTACCTGAACATCCTCAAGATCAAACCGCCGATGGTGACCTCGCGTCAGAGCGTGGATTTCTTCGTGGACATGCTGTCGCAGGTTTTGGATGAAGGGTTGTAA
- the rfbC gene encoding dTDP-4-dehydrorhamnose 3,5-epimerase produces MKVVTTDLPGVLIIEPKVFGDERGFFYESFNAKAFKEATGLETNFVQDNHSRSQKGVLRGLHYQLENTQGKLVRVTVGEVLDVTVDIRRSSPHFGKWVAVRLSAENHRQLWVPEGFAHGFVVLSEFAEFLYKTTDYYTPSAERSIRWDDPDLAIDWQLDEAPQLSGKDQAAAFFKDADVFS; encoded by the coding sequence ATGAAAGTAGTCACCACCGACCTTCCCGGTGTTCTGATCATCGAACCCAAGGTATTTGGTGACGAGCGTGGTTTCTTCTATGAAAGCTTCAATGCCAAGGCTTTCAAAGAAGCGACTGGCCTGGAGACGAATTTCGTTCAAGACAACCATTCCCGCTCGCAAAAAGGCGTATTGCGCGGCCTGCATTACCAACTGGAAAACACTCAGGGCAAACTGGTTCGCGTCACAGTGGGTGAAGTACTCGACGTGACTGTGGACATTCGCCGCAGCTCGCCACATTTCGGCAAATGGGTGGCTGTGCGTCTGTCCGCCGAGAATCATCGCCAACTCTGGGTCCCGGAGGGGTTCGCCCACGGTTTTGTGGTGTTGAGCGAGTTCGCCGAATTCCTCTACAAAACCACCGACTACTACACCCCGTCCGCCGAGCGCAGCATTCGCTGGGACGACCCGGACCTGGCCATTGATTGGCAACTGGATGAAGCACCGCAACTGTCCGGTAAAGATCAGGCCGCCGCGTTCTTCAAGGACGCTGACGTCTTTTCCTGA
- a CDS encoding ATP-binding protein has translation MTPTLPRWRSLALLALCLAPLLWPLEHLAERYYRSELAGQNRQTLDLYVANLLGTLHRYEVLPQILGDLPALRAVLGAPDDGVTQGNANRLLKNISAQTGAEVMYLMDTTGKTLAASNWDKHDSFVGRNFSFRPYFSEAMAGRLGRFFGLGTTSAKRGYFFAAAVRNGEKIIGVLVVKVDLDHTESLWGKTPEQLLLTDHNGVVILTSRPEWRFRSTRPLGEEERKAITAIQPYPTRDPKPLRLNPNAWLTQTQPIAETGWNVSILAPRTLIDRPVRTVVAIGGATLLVLMLLLGLMMQRRRHYLERIAFEAKARRELEGRVAERTSDLEGLNRRLKQEVLEREQAQQELVRAQDDLVQAGKLSALGTMSASISHELNQPLAAIRSYAENAEVLLDHQRTDDARGNLKLISELTGRMASIIAHLRAFARRDRHAPESVALQPALDDALALLAKRRRSMEVELIRDLPAATLWVEAGETRLRQVLGNLLANALDALTEKGPPRKLWLSAQSTADGVNLYIRDNGPGFCLEALGRASEPFYTTKTRTQGLGLGLAICETLMRAFGGELSFANHKEGGALITLKLRAGAPGVSLQPSEDRSA, from the coding sequence ATGACTCCAACCCTCCCCCGCTGGCGCAGCCTGGCCCTGCTCGCACTGTGCCTGGCGCCATTGCTATGGCCGCTGGAGCATCTGGCCGAGCGTTACTACCGCAGCGAACTGGCCGGGCAGAACCGTCAGACGCTCGACCTTTACGTCGCCAACCTGCTGGGTACCCTGCACCGTTATGAAGTGTTGCCGCAAATCCTCGGCGATCTGCCGGCCCTGCGAGCCGTCCTCGGTGCGCCCGACGATGGCGTCACCCAAGGCAACGCCAATCGCTTGTTGAAAAATATCAGTGCCCAGACTGGCGCCGAAGTCATGTACCTGATGGACACCACGGGCAAGACCCTGGCCGCGTCCAATTGGGACAAACACGACAGTTTCGTCGGGCGTAATTTTTCCTTCCGGCCGTATTTCAGCGAAGCCATGGCCGGGCGGCTTGGGCGCTTTTTCGGTTTGGGCACAACCTCGGCCAAGCGTGGCTATTTCTTCGCCGCCGCCGTGCGTAACGGCGAAAAGATCATCGGCGTGCTGGTGGTCAAGGTCGACCTGGACCACACCGAAAGCCTCTGGGGCAAAACCCCGGAACAACTGCTGCTGACCGACCATAACGGCGTGGTCATTCTCACGTCGCGGCCCGAGTGGCGATTTCGCTCGACCCGCCCGTTGGGCGAAGAGGAAAGAAAGGCAATCACCGCGATTCAACCTTATCCGACCCGTGATCCCAAACCATTGCGGCTCAACCCCAACGCCTGGCTGACACAAACCCAGCCAATCGCAGAAACCGGTTGGAACGTCAGCATCCTCGCCCCCCGCACCCTGATCGATCGCCCGGTACGCACGGTCGTCGCCATCGGCGGCGCGACATTGTTGGTCTTGATGTTGCTGCTGGGTCTGATGATGCAGCGACGCCGTCATTACCTCGAACGAATCGCCTTCGAAGCCAAGGCCCGTCGCGAGCTGGAAGGCCGGGTAGCCGAGCGGACCAGCGACCTCGAAGGCCTCAACCGTCGACTGAAACAGGAAGTGCTGGAACGCGAACAAGCCCAGCAAGAGCTGGTTCGCGCTCAGGATGATCTGGTGCAGGCCGGAAAACTGTCGGCCCTTGGCACCATGTCCGCGAGCATCAGCCACGAATTGAATCAACCGCTGGCGGCGATCCGCAGCTACGCAGAAAACGCCGAAGTGCTGCTCGATCATCAGCGCACCGACGATGCGCGCGGCAACCTCAAGTTGATCAGCGAACTGACCGGGCGCATGGCGTCGATCATCGCCCACCTGCGCGCCTTCGCCCGGCGCGATCGCCACGCCCCGGAAAGCGTCGCCCTGCAACCGGCGCTGGACGATGCGCTGGCGCTGCTGGCCAAGCGTCGACGCAGCATGGAAGTCGAGCTGATCCGCGACTTGCCGGCCGCCACCCTGTGGGTCGAGGCCGGGGAAACCCGTCTGCGTCAGGTGCTCGGCAATCTGCTGGCCAACGCCTTGGACGCCCTGACGGAAAAAGGCCCGCCGCGTAAGCTCTGGTTGAGTGCCCAATCCACTGCCGACGGCGTCAATCTGTACATTCGCGACAATGGCCCCGGGTTCTGCCTGGAGGCACTTGGCCGCGCCAGTGAGCCCTTCTACACCACCAAGACCCGCACTCAGGGGCTTGGGTTGGGGCTGGCGATTTGCGAAACCCTGATGCGTGCCTTCGGTGGTGAACTGTCGTTCGCCAACCACAAGGAAGGTGGCGCCCTGATTACCCTGAAGCTGCGTGCAGGCGCACCGGGTGTGAGCCTGCAACCGTCCGAGGACCGAAGTGCATGA
- a CDS encoding sigma-54 dependent transcriptional regulator produces MTIDNRIQVVLIDDDPHLRQALSQTLDLAGLKILPLAEAKGLAAQLERDWPGVVVSDIRMPGMDGLELLTELHAQDPELPVLLITGHGDVPLAVQAMRAGAYDFLEKPFASDALLDSVRRALALRRLVLDNRSLRLALSDRNELSTRLVGQSAPMLRLREQIGALAATKADVLILGETGAGKEVVARALHDLSNRRNGPFVAINAGALAESVVESELFGHEPGAFTGAQKRRIGKFEFANGGTLFLDEIESMSLDVQVKLLRLLQERVVERLGGNQLIPLDIRIIAATKEDLRQSADQGRFRADLYYRLNVAPLRIPPLRERGEDALMLFQHFADEASARHGLPPHELQPGQRALLLRHTWPGNVRELQNAAERFALGLELALDNNAADGAVGMTVDVVSGGLSEQVENFEKSLIAAELARSHSSVRSLAEALGIPRKTLHDKLRKHGLNFADGGSSHTDDPD; encoded by the coding sequence ATGACCATCGACAACCGCATCCAGGTCGTGCTGATCGACGACGATCCGCACCTGCGTCAAGCCCTGAGCCAGACCCTGGACCTCGCCGGCCTGAAAATTCTGCCACTGGCCGAAGCCAAGGGCCTGGCCGCGCAACTGGAACGCGACTGGCCCGGCGTGGTGGTCAGTGACATCCGCATGCCGGGCATGGACGGTCTCGAATTGCTGACTGAACTGCATGCCCAGGATCCGGAACTGCCAGTGCTGCTGATCACTGGTCACGGCGATGTGCCGCTGGCCGTGCAAGCCATGCGCGCCGGGGCTTATGACTTTCTGGAAAAACCCTTTGCCAGCGACGCCTTGCTCGACAGCGTGCGCCGCGCCCTGGCCCTGCGCCGGCTGGTGCTGGACAACCGCAGCCTGCGTCTGGCCCTGAGCGATCGCAATGAGCTGAGCACCCGACTGGTCGGGCAATCGGCGCCGATGCTGCGCCTGCGCGAGCAGATCGGTGCATTGGCAGCGACCAAGGCCGATGTGCTGATCCTTGGCGAAACCGGCGCCGGCAAAGAAGTCGTGGCCCGAGCGCTGCACGATTTGTCGAACCGTCGTAACGGCCCGTTCGTGGCAATCAATGCCGGCGCCCTGGCCGAGTCGGTAGTAGAAAGCGAGCTGTTCGGTCACGAGCCAGGCGCCTTTACCGGCGCGCAAAAGCGTCGCATCGGCAAGTTCGAGTTCGCCAATGGCGGCACATTATTCCTCGATGAAATCGAAAGCATGAGCCTGGATGTGCAGGTGAAATTGCTGCGTTTGCTGCAAGAGCGGGTGGTCGAGCGCCTGGGCGGCAATCAGCTGATCCCGCTGGACATCCGCATCATCGCCGCGACCAAGGAAGACCTGCGTCAATCCGCCGATCAGGGCCGCTTCCGTGCCGACTTGTATTACCGCCTGAACGTCGCACCGCTGCGTATTCCACCGCTGCGCGAGCGTGGCGAAGATGCGCTGATGCTGTTCCAGCATTTCGCCGATGAAGCCAGCGCTCGCCACGGCCTACCACCCCACGAGTTGCAACCGGGACAACGCGCCCTCCTGCTGCGCCACACCTGGCCGGGTAACGTGCGGGAATTGCAGAACGCCGCCGAACGCTTTGCCCTGGGTCTGGAACTGGCCCTGGACAATAACGCAGCGGATGGCGCTGTCGGCATGACGGTCGACGTGGTCAGCGGCGGTCTCAGCGAACAAGTGGAAAACTTCGAGAAGAGCTTGATCGCCGCCGAACTGGCGCGTTCTCACAGCTCGGTGCGCAGCCTCGCCGAAGCCCTTGGCATCCCACGCAAGACCTTGCACGACAAACTGCGCAAACACGGGCTGAACTTCGCCGACGGTGGCAGCAGCCACACCGACGACCCCGATTGA